Proteins co-encoded in one Dehalogenimonas sp. WBC-2 genomic window:
- a CDS encoding GTPase-like protein (related to EngC) codes for MDDTNKPLARLGWGTFFQEKFDVLNEPGTVPARVISESKGSCQLITADGELTGVIAGKLRRHGGLDNVFPAVGDWVAVKPLPGEDKGIIQVVLPRKSKFSRKVAGELTAEQVVSANVDNVFIVSGLDGGRNFNLRRIERYLVLAWNSGAVPVIVLNKIDICHDVNDYISAVQSIAPGVAIHPVSAKERLGLDILRSYLTEGRTAAFLGSSGAGKSALVNALLGSERQQTGEVRGDDRQGRHTTTKRELILLADGGIVIDTPGMREIQIWGSEEDLQGAFGDIEAMALDCRFNNCRHESESGCAVLEALNNGHLHPSRLESYHKIKKELLFLAAKEDQNSRLQEKMRGKRFSKMVKQFKKDR; via the coding sequence ATGGATGATACAAATAAACCGTTGGCCCGTCTGGGTTGGGGGACTTTTTTTCAGGAGAAATTTGATGTGCTGAATGAACCTGGTACGGTTCCGGCACGGGTGATTTCTGAGTCAAAAGGCTCCTGTCAATTAATCACTGCGGACGGAGAGTTGACGGGTGTGATAGCCGGAAAATTACGGCGGCACGGCGGCCTGGACAATGTTTTTCCGGCCGTCGGTGACTGGGTGGCGGTTAAACCATTACCCGGTGAGGATAAAGGCATAATTCAGGTGGTGTTGCCGCGCAAGAGTAAGTTTTCACGCAAAGTGGCCGGTGAATTGACCGCAGAACAGGTTGTCTCTGCCAACGTGGATAACGTATTCATTGTCAGCGGCCTGGACGGCGGCCGGAACTTCAATCTCAGACGGATTGAACGCTATCTTGTCCTTGCCTGGAATAGCGGCGCCGTGCCGGTGATTGTGTTGAACAAAATAGATATATGTCACGATGTGAATGATTACATCAGTGCCGTTCAGTCTATTGCGCCGGGGGTAGCCATTCACCCTGTGAGTGCCAAGGAGCGGCTTGGCCTGGACATTTTGAGGTCATATTTGACCGAAGGCCGCACCGCGGCTTTCCTTGGTTCTTCCGGCGCCGGCAAATCAGCGCTGGTCAATGCCTTACTGGGTAGCGAACGGCAGCAGACCGGGGAAGTACGGGGAGATGATCGTCAGGGGAGGCATACCACCACAAAGAGAGAACTCATCCTGCTGGCTGACGGCGGCATCGTTATTGATACGCCCGGTATGCGGGAAATACAGATTTGGGGCAGTGAAGAAGACCTTCAAGGTGCTTTCGGCGATATTGAAGCAATGGCTCTGGATTGCCGTTTTAACAATTGCAGGCATGAAAGTGAAAGCGGTTGTGCTGTTTTGGAGGCTTTGAATAATGGGCATCTTCATCCGTCACGCTTGGAGAGTTATCATAAAATTAAGAAAGAGCTTCTTTTTCTAGCGGCGAAGGAAGACCAGAACTCGCGCCTTCAAGAAAAAATGCGCGGCAAGAGATTCTCCAAAATGGTTAAACAATTTAAAAAAGACCGTTAA
- a CDS encoding DUF541 domain containing protein, with the protein MKNGIKILVSAILVVALGIGAIGWATAQAGEVINTTQQVGIWVNGSGKVVATPDVAIISIGVQVEAVTINEANQEAAAAMAALINTLKTQGVADKDIKTQNYNIYPVYDYDKDTGKSSIRGYQVSNTVEAKIRVIANAGQIVDAAVAVAGDAIRVNSIYFTLDDPTALEAQARELALLDAKAKAEQIASVTGVSLGKVSYVSETTSGTSRIDAPAYDKAGMESSVTPVLPGETNVVVIVQVIFNID; encoded by the coding sequence ATGAAAAATGGCATCAAGATTCTGGTCTCAGCGATACTGGTAGTAGCGCTGGGGATCGGCGCCATCGGATGGGCAACTGCTCAAGCCGGTGAGGTTATCAATACTACCCAGCAGGTCGGCATCTGGGTCAACGGTAGCGGTAAAGTTGTCGCCACTCCGGACGTGGCCATTATCTCTATTGGCGTGCAGGTTGAAGCTGTCACCATAAATGAAGCCAACCAGGAAGCCGCCGCCGCTATGGCCGCTCTGATAAATACCCTCAAGACCCAAGGCGTTGCTGATAAAGACATCAAGACCCAAAACTACAATATCTATCCCGTTTATGACTATGACAAAGACACGGGCAAAAGCTCAATCAGGGGCTATCAGGTTTCCAATACAGTTGAAGCTAAAATCCGTGTTATCGCCAACGCCGGTCAGATCGTCGATGCTGCCGTCGCTGTAGCCGGTGACGCCATCCGCGTCAACAGTATCTACTTCACCCTCGACGACCCCACTGCGTTGGAAGCTCAGGCCCGGGAACTCGCCCTCCTGGACGCTAAAGCCAAAGCTGAACAGATCGCCAGCGTAACCGGAGTCAGCCTGGGTAAAGTCAGCTATGTCAGCGAGACCACCAGCGGTACTTCCCGCATTGATGCCCCTGCTTATGACAAAGCCGGTATGGAAAGCTCAGTCACTCCAGTTCTGCCCGGTGAGACCAATGTGGTCGTCATAGTACAGGTGATTTTCAATATAGACTAA
- a CDS encoding adenosylcobinamide amidohydrolase has translation MLRQIVPGQKVALLFTGVDMHKHVMVEERFEELWVQAWVTAGVKTNAIRVGCDAAYGMERKGLWQPFGTINIIVFTSADLGQAAMASSFITITEAKTAALQDLDIRSSYNPQWQATGTSTDQICIVPGTGDRCFYVSGQVKLGELIARAVTRGVTEAINNVRTEI, from the coding sequence ATGCTACGACAGATAGTTCCTGGTCAAAAAGTAGCCTTGCTGTTTACCGGCGTTGATATGCATAAGCATGTCATGGTGGAAGAGAGATTTGAGGAACTGTGGGTGCAGGCCTGGGTTACAGCAGGGGTTAAAACCAATGCTATCCGGGTTGGTTGTGATGCTGCATATGGCATGGAGCGTAAGGGGTTGTGGCAGCCTTTTGGCACCATCAATATCATTGTATTTACCTCCGCTGACCTGGGGCAGGCGGCCATGGCTTCCAGTTTTATTACCATCACCGAGGCCAAGACTGCGGCACTTCAGGATCTGGATATCAGGAGTTCTTATAACCCGCAGTGGCAGGCGACAGGCACCAGCACTGACCAGATATGCATTGTACCTGGTACCGGCGACCGCTGTTTCTATGTCTCCGGGCAGGTCAAACTGGGCGAGCTTATTGCCCGGGCTGTTACCCGCGGTGTTACTGAGGCAATCAACAACGTTCGTACCGAAATATAA
- a CDS encoding radical SAM domain protein encodes MRILLVNPAKRFKSFFGTRSLQPTVLPNSLLYIGAVLEKAGHEVRIWDQQVHSLKAADYYSSFDPQIVGFSVSVGGIIYEAIEQSQEFKRLNPEIKIVWGNVHPSMLTEQTLSEGYVDFVVIGPGEYTLLELAEHLDKGKPANLVDIKGLAFKKSGQVIINPDRPFIKNLDELPDPAWHLVPMDDYWEKSLNTSRGCPSKCIFCYNPPFHKGQLGEFSADRIVGQMEILKKRYGVTLFRFFEDDFCHNRPRLHRFCQLVIEKKMKIRWDCDARAGLTEEDVSLMKKSGCASVGFGVESGSPRLLKFIRKTAGLEDIKETFKLLVKYRILPKLYLISELPTETIEDFEDTKQLIKELGNPPYQYVSFLPYPGTELYNYCVQHGLEPPQSTEEWAAFISEPDCGIKWGEVPKEMTAEFKRKLVKYYFWRRMSFAVRHGMLAFYIPVNWSPKEFFRVFRFWWRYYVTRPMHG; translated from the coding sequence ATGCGTATCCTGCTGGTTAACCCCGCCAAACGTTTCAAGAGCTTTTTCGGCACCCGGTCTTTACAGCCGACGGTGCTGCCAAATTCACTGCTTTACATCGGGGCGGTACTGGAGAAGGCAGGACACGAAGTGCGTATCTGGGATCAGCAGGTGCATAGTCTTAAAGCCGCTGATTACTACAGTAGCTTTGATCCACAAATAGTTGGTTTTTCGGTTTCGGTGGGTGGCATTATCTATGAGGCTATCGAGCAATCACAGGAGTTCAAACGTCTCAATCCGGAGATTAAGATTGTTTGGGGTAACGTCCATCCCAGTATGTTGACCGAACAAACTTTAAGTGAGGGATATGTTGATTTTGTGGTAATCGGTCCCGGTGAGTATACGCTGCTGGAACTGGCCGAACATCTTGATAAAGGCAAACCGGCAAACCTGGTAGATATCAAGGGACTGGCATTCAAGAAGAGCGGCCAGGTTATCATTAATCCTGACCGTCCTTTCATTAAGAACCTGGATGAACTGCCTGATCCCGCCTGGCACCTTGTGCCCATGGATGACTATTGGGAAAAGTCATTAAATACCTCCCGCGGTTGTCCGTCAAAGTGCATTTTTTGCTACAATCCACCTTTCCATAAAGGCCAACTGGGAGAGTTCTCCGCCGACCGAATAGTGGGTCAGATGGAGATTCTCAAGAAACGCTATGGCGTAACCCTCTTTCGTTTTTTCGAGGACGATTTTTGTCACAACCGGCCGCGGCTCCATCGCTTTTGCCAGTTGGTTATTGAAAAGAAGATGAAGATCCGCTGGGATTGCGACGCCCGCGCAGGCCTGACAGAAGAGGACGTAAGTCTGATGAAGAAAAGCGGCTGCGCCTCGGTGGGCTTTGGGGTAGAGAGCGGCTCACCACGGTTGCTTAAATTTATCCGTAAGACTGCCGGGCTGGAAGATATCAAAGAGACATTCAAACTACTGGTTAAATATCGGATATTGCCCAAACTGTACCTTATCTCTGAACTGCCTACTGAAACCATTGAGGATTTTGAAGACACCAAGCAACTGATTAAAGAGTTGGGCAACCCACCGTACCAATACGTCAGTTTTCTGCCTTACCCCGGCACTGAGCTGTATAATTATTGCGTTCAGCACGGCCTGGAACCTCCCCAGTCTACCGAGGAGTGGGCGGCGTTCATATCTGAGCCTGATTGCGGTATAAAGTGGGGAGAAGTTCCCAAGGAGATGACTGCCGAGTTCAAGCGCAAGCTGGTTAAGTATTATTTCTGGCGGCGAATGAGTTTTGCAGTCCGGCATGGAATGTTGGCTTTTTACATACCAGTCAACTGGAGTCCCAAAGAATTTTTCAGGGTTTTCCGGTTCTGGTGGCGGTACTATGTCACCCGGCCGATGCATGGTTAA
- the uvrD/pcrA gene encoding ATP-dependent DNA helicase UvrD/PcrA, protein MKILLVNPARKNFDAFGRHSVFPNSLLYIAAVLEQAGHEVRIYDNQVDLREPKDIADFNPQLIGFSVLSGPNIVEAIQQTKEFKVLLPGVKTIWGNVHPSVLPQQTIAEEYIDYLCVGAGEYLMVELAKYLETGAPSIAEIKGLVWKDDGKLVINEPSEFIKDLDELPDPAWHLIDVLSYWEKSLNTSRGCPSKCTFCYSPLFYKGYSGDLSAERIVSQIEHLYTRYGVKFIRFFEDTFTCNRDRLRKFCELMIERKMPVQWDCDSRIGLSDEDIALMSKAGCLSVGLGIESGSPRIIKFIKKGITIRAVEETIARLARHKIMPRLYFIAELPSETIEEFQETQNLIKRLDRPPYQYMPYMPFPGTVLYDYIVNEGLIKEPATLAEWAGVLTLRAINPSYLKVPPEMLDKALDDLRHFYFLRPLRFALRHMPFYFTRLTPTPVALVKGLKRFLLYFNTRPLPEGSIRGQLR, encoded by the coding sequence TTGAAAATTCTGCTGGTTAATCCCGCGCGTAAAAACTTCGATGCTTTTGGCCGTCACAGCGTTTTTCCCAACAGCCTGCTTTATATCGCTGCAGTGTTGGAGCAAGCCGGGCATGAAGTGCGCATTTATGATAACCAGGTGGATTTGCGTGAGCCGAAAGACATTGCAGATTTCAACCCTCAATTAATAGGTTTTTCGGTGCTTTCCGGCCCTAACATTGTTGAGGCCATTCAGCAGACCAAGGAATTCAAGGTGTTGCTGCCCGGTGTCAAGACTATCTGGGGCAATGTCCATCCCAGTGTTCTGCCGCAGCAGACTATCGCAGAAGAATACATTGACTACCTGTGCGTCGGTGCGGGTGAGTACCTTATGGTTGAGTTGGCTAAGTATCTCGAAACCGGCGCGCCGTCTATAGCTGAGATCAAAGGCCTGGTGTGGAAAGATGACGGCAAACTGGTCATCAATGAGCCAAGTGAGTTTATTAAAGACCTGGACGAATTACCCGATCCGGCGTGGCATTTGATTGATGTACTTAGTTACTGGGAAAAATCATTAAATACCTCCCGCGGTTGCCCTTCAAAGTGCACTTTTTGTTATTCACCGCTGTTTTACAAGGGTTACTCCGGCGACCTATCCGCCGAACGTATCGTTAGCCAAATCGAACATCTTTATACCAGGTATGGTGTTAAATTTATCCGTTTCTTTGAGGACACTTTTACCTGTAACAGGGATAGGCTGCGCAAGTTTTGCGAGCTGATGATTGAACGTAAGATGCCGGTACAGTGGGATTGCGATTCCCGTATCGGCCTGTCAGACGAAGATATTGCACTGATGTCCAAGGCCGGCTGTCTATCTGTCGGGCTTGGTATTGAAAGCGGCTCGCCTCGCATCATCAAGTTCATCAAAAAGGGTATCACCATTAGAGCTGTGGAAGAGACTATCGCACGGCTCGCCCGCCACAAGATCATGCCGCGCCTGTACTTCATAGCTGAATTACCATCAGAAACAATCGAGGAATTCCAGGAGACACAAAACCTTATAAAAAGGCTGGATCGACCACCTTATCAGTATATGCCATATATGCCATTCCCAGGTACGGTGCTGTATGACTACATTGTTAATGAAGGCTTGATTAAAGAACCTGCAACCCTGGCTGAATGGGCTGGTGTGCTTACTCTGCGTGCAATTAACCCATCATATCTCAAGGTGCCACCGGAGATGTTGGATAAAGCACTGGATGATCTGCGGCACTTCTACTTTCTCCGTCCGTTGCGTTTTGCGTTACGACACATGCCTTTCTATTTTACCCGTCTCACTCCAACGCCTGTGGCGCTGGTCAAAGGACTGAAACGTTTCTTGCTCTATTTTAATACCCGCCCGCTGCCCGAAGGCAGCATAAGAGGACAACTCAGGTGA
- a CDS encoding ATP-dependent DNA helicase UvrD/PcrA: MKKDLLEGLNPAQRKAAEAINGPVLILAGPGSGKTRVITFRIAYLVQVVGINPHRILAVTFTNKAAREMRERLEKLTPGSVNDMTMGTFHAICAGILRRDGEAIGIGREFVIFDADDQEKLLKQAAIENDIDPKKFPLKKIAGVISQAKSQMLTPEQFQNQAKSYFEEIVSRMYERYEKMLHQNNALDFDDLLLKTVFLFKRQPHILKRYQERYLHIMVDEFQDTNLVQYELVKLLAAQHRNIAVVGDPDQSIYSWRAADLRNVFNFERDFSDTQVYYLEQNYRSTAKILEAASGIIADNRARKDIKLWTENESGAPVCLIEAYNEQEEAQMVVREAERLTASGNYRLADLAVLYRTNAQSRALEEAFIRYGVPYKLVAGTRFYERREVKDLIAYFRLIHNPADSISLARIINVPPRGLGERSIQEMQTWARVKDISFYEALKLSASGIDKPPLNSRALASFDIFFSTIRSFIDASNHSPVLELFDLVLEKSGYLAYLKTQPDGEERLENIAELRTVTEQFNNLPPGEALSPFLESVSLVSDVDTLEETEGGVTLITLHQAKGLEFPVVFIVGLEEGVLPHFRSLDDPTQMEEERRLCYVGVTRAKQRLYLLRAFRRSLMGSSMTNPPSRFLGALPAHLTTEMGIREETPKPQPVQQKKLYEYAAHPPQPQVESRRPVTPSGTKPSAPPLKTGDKVSHPVFGDGVVISTLPVKSDYEIVVSFKTEGLKKLLLSFARLTKL; this comes from the coding sequence TTGAAAAAGGATTTACTTGAAGGCTTGAACCCTGCCCAGCGAAAAGCCGCCGAGGCTATAAATGGCCCGGTGCTCATTCTTGCCGGCCCCGGCTCGGGCAAAACCCGGGTTATCACTTTCCGGATCGCTTATCTGGTACAGGTGGTGGGCATAAACCCTCATCGAATACTGGCGGTGACCTTTACCAATAAGGCAGCGCGGGAAATGCGGGAGCGTCTGGAAAAACTGACGCCCGGCTCGGTAAACGACATGACCATGGGCACTTTCCATGCCATCTGCGCCGGTATACTCCGGCGTGATGGTGAAGCCATCGGCATCGGGCGGGAGTTCGTCATCTTTGATGCCGATGACCAGGAAAAACTCCTGAAACAGGCGGCCATCGAGAATGATATCGACCCTAAAAAGTTCCCGCTGAAAAAGATTGCCGGTGTCATCAGTCAAGCCAAAAGTCAAATGTTGACCCCCGAACAGTTCCAGAATCAAGCCAAGAGTTATTTTGAGGAAATCGTGTCCCGTATGTATGAGCGTTACGAGAAAATGCTCCATCAGAACAATGCGTTAGATTTCGATGACCTGCTCCTAAAGACTGTCTTTCTTTTCAAGCGCCAGCCGCATATATTGAAACGTTACCAGGAACGCTACCTTCATATCATGGTTGACGAGTTCCAGGATACTAACCTGGTTCAATATGAACTGGTAAAATTATTGGCCGCCCAACACCGCAATATCGCCGTAGTCGGCGATCCCGACCAATCCATCTATTCCTGGCGGGCTGCAGACCTCAGAAATGTCTTCAACTTTGAGCGGGACTTCTCTGACACTCAAGTTTATTATTTGGAACAGAACTACCGCTCCACAGCTAAAATCCTGGAGGCCGCTTCCGGCATTATCGCCGATAACCGCGCCCGCAAGGACATTAAGCTGTGGACCGAAAATGAGTCCGGCGCGCCAGTATGCCTCATTGAAGCCTACAATGAACAGGAAGAAGCTCAGATGGTGGTACGTGAGGCCGAACGTCTGACTGCCTCCGGGAATTATCGCCTGGCTGATTTGGCCGTTCTGTACCGGACAAACGCTCAAAGCCGCGCCTTGGAAGAAGCCTTTATTCGCTACGGAGTACCCTACAAGCTGGTGGCCGGTACCCGCTTCTATGAACGCCGTGAAGTTAAGGATCTTATTGCATATTTCCGCCTGATTCATAATCCCGCAGACAGCATCAGCCTGGCACGCATTATCAATGTTCCACCGCGTGGACTGGGCGAGCGTTCTATCCAGGAGATGCAGACCTGGGCCCGAGTAAAAGATATCTCCTTCTATGAAGCACTCAAACTATCTGCCTCTGGCATTGACAAACCACCGCTTAACTCCCGCGCTCTAGCCTCATTTGATATTTTTTTTAGCACTATCAGGTCATTCATAGATGCTAGTAATCACAGTCCTGTGCTGGAGTTATTTGACCTGGTGCTGGAAAAGAGTGGTTATCTGGCTTATTTGAAAACACAGCCAGATGGCGAGGAACGCCTTGAAAATATCGCCGAGTTACGCACCGTCACCGAGCAGTTCAATAATCTGCCACCGGGTGAAGCCCTGTCCCCCTTTCTGGAAAGCGTCAGCCTGGTTTCCGACGTTGACACTTTAGAAGAGACCGAAGGGGGCGTAACACTGATCACCCTGCACCAGGCCAAGGGACTTGAGTTTCCAGTGGTATTCATCGTCGGTCTGGAAGAGGGCGTGCTGCCGCACTTCCGCTCCCTTGATGACCCAACTCAGATGGAAGAGGAGAGACGATTGTGCTACGTTGGCGTCACTCGCGCCAAGCAACGGTTGTATCTTCTGCGCGCCTTCCGGCGCAGTCTGATGGGCAGCAGTATGACCAACCCGCCGTCGCGTTTTCTGGGAGCTCTTCCAGCACACTTAACAACAGAAATGGGTATCCGGGAGGAGACACCTAAACCGCAACCGGTACAACAAAAGAAACTTTATGAATATGCCGCTCATCCGCCTCAGCCTCAGGTGGAAAGCCGCCGCCCGGTGACTCCATCCGGCACTAAACCATCTGCACCGCCGCTTAAAACCGGGGATAAGGTCAGTCATCCTGTCTTCGGTGACGGAGTGGTTATCAGCACTCTTCCTGTCAAAAGCGATTATGAAATTGTGGTCTCATTTAAAACAGAAGGCTTGAAGAAACTACTTTTGAGCTTTGCCAGGCTCACAAAGCTATAG
- the pryR gene encoding bifunctional protein PyrR (uracil phosphoribosyltransferase/Pyrimidine operon regulatory protein PyrR): MYLLLARLARGFLMPLKTVMITEDIRRTLSRIAHEITERNKNTESLVLVGMQTRGVPLANRLAALISEFEHVKVPVGSLDFSLYRDDLNRRNFNPQVKSTDIPVNIDNKIIILVDDVLYTGRSTRAAMDALIDFGRPQVIQLAVLIDRGHRELPIRADYVGKNIPSAATEEIRVKLAETDEIDEVLIATGE, from the coding sequence GTGTACCTCTTGCTGGCAAGGTTGGCGAGAGGTTTTTTAATGCCTTTAAAAACGGTAATGATCACTGAAGACATTCGGCGAACGCTGTCACGCATCGCCCACGAAATAACTGAGCGCAACAAAAACACTGAATCACTGGTGCTTGTTGGTATGCAGACCCGCGGCGTACCGCTAGCCAACCGCCTGGCTGCCCTTATAAGTGAATTCGAACATGTTAAAGTGCCGGTAGGTTCGCTTGATTTCTCCCTTTACCGTGATGATCTTAACCGCCGGAATTTCAATCCACAGGTTAAATCCACAGACATACCGGTCAACATTGATAATAAAATCATCATCCTGGTGGATGACGTGCTCTATACCGGCCGCTCTACCCGTGCCGCCATGGATGCGCTTATTGATTTTGGGCGGCCGCAAGTTATCCAACTGGCGGTACTTATTGATCGCGGCCATCGGGAATTACCCATCCGCGCCGACTATGTTGGTAAAAACATTCCTTCCGCCGCCACTGAAGAAATTAGGGTGAAACTGGCTGAAACTGACGAAATAGATGAAGTATTGATTGCAACAGGTGAATAG
- a CDS encoding aspartate carbamoyltransferase: MKNDTPAASATGWSHRHLLDVDDFTPQEFELVFKTTDAMSEILSRPIKKVPALRGQTVVNLFYENSTRTRASFEIAAKNLSADVLNVTASASSVAKGESLIDTLKTLEALGANIIVMRHQFSGAPNLAARYSKANIINAGDGWHAHPTQALLDLYTIRQHKRNLKGLKAAIIGDVRHSRVAHSNIWGMTRLGMEVTLCGPPTLLPYGLNSGDYFPRITLESNIEKALDGADVVMALRLQRERQQSGLLPSVREYVQRYQITPERLKRAAKDVLVMHPGPVNEDVELAAESAYGQRSVISEQVQNGVAVRMAILYLLSGRQSEL, translated from the coding sequence ATGAAGAACGATACACCAGCAGCGAGTGCTACAGGCTGGAGTCACCGCCATTTGCTAGACGTGGATGATTTCACGCCGCAGGAGTTTGAACTGGTGTTCAAAACCACCGACGCCATGAGTGAAATACTTTCCCGTCCCATTAAGAAGGTGCCGGCACTTCGCGGACAAACAGTGGTCAATCTCTTCTATGAGAACAGCACCCGCACCCGTGCCTCTTTTGAGATTGCCGCCAAGAATCTGTCTGCAGATGTCTTAAATGTCACTGCCTCTGCTTCAAGTGTGGCCAAGGGTGAAAGCCTTATCGATACACTTAAGACACTGGAGGCACTCGGGGCCAACATAATAGTCATGCGCCACCAGTTCTCCGGCGCGCCTAACCTGGCCGCCAGATACAGCAAGGCCAACATCATCAACGCCGGCGACGGCTGGCACGCCCACCCAACCCAGGCACTGCTTGACCTGTACACTATCAGGCAACACAAGAGGAATCTGAAGGGACTCAAGGCAGCTATTATCGGTGATGTCCGTCACAGCCGGGTGGCCCACTCTAATATCTGGGGTATGACACGCCTTGGTATGGAAGTTACCCTGTGCGGACCTCCGACGCTGTTACCATACGGCCTCAATAGCGGTGATTATTTCCCCCGGATAACACTCGAATCCAACATCGAAAAAGCTCTGGATGGAGCCGATGTGGTCATGGCTTTAAGGCTTCAACGGGAACGCCAGCAAAGTGGCCTCCTGCCGTCTGTGCGAGAATATGTCCAACGCTACCAGATCACACCTGAACGCCTCAAGCGTGCGGCTAAAGATGTCCTGGTAATGCACCCGGGCCCGGTTAATGAAGATGTCGAACTGGCTGCTGAATCGGCCTACGGCCAAAGATCGGTAATAAGTGAACAAGTCCAAAACGGCGTAGCGGTACGCATGGCCATCTTATATCTTTTAAGCGGCAGGCAGAGCGAACTATGA
- a CDS encoding dihydroorotase, giving the protein MKNILIKNGHLIDPAQGIDGKFNITVTDGKIAWVGKGEPPQGNYETIDVIGHTVTPGFIDLHTHLRQPGFENKETIASGTKAAARGGFTTVCAMPNTNPVIDNRPTIDYVNSVALNEAIVRVLPIGCITKGRLGESLANLAEMADAGVIGFSDDGSSVPGARLLKQAMEYCTALGLPIIEHCEDLSLAEGGQVNEGLIATRLGLAGIPNAAEDIIVARDISLARLTGARLHLCHISTRGAVELIRQAKTNGVKVTAEVTPHHLTLTQERALGYDTSAKVNPPLRTQADIDALVEGLSDGTLDAIATDHAPHTDTDKCCEFALAPFGISGLETAFGSLMKLVHGGKLPLPVIIEKLTAAPAQIIGDKHGISGSLKLGDPADIVIFNPDVEWVVDTTKFVSKGRNTPLAGETLKGKVIMTIFGGNIVFQEELKGH; this is encoded by the coding sequence ATGAAAAACATCTTGATAAAGAACGGACATCTCATTGATCCGGCTCAGGGCATTGACGGCAAGTTCAACATAACTGTCACTGACGGTAAGATCGCCTGGGTAGGCAAAGGCGAACCTCCTCAAGGTAATTATGAGACCATTGATGTCATCGGACACACGGTCACTCCAGGCTTTATAGACCTGCATACCCATTTACGCCAACCTGGTTTTGAAAATAAAGAAACTATAGCCAGCGGGACAAAAGCTGCGGCACGCGGCGGTTTCACTACAGTCTGCGCCATGCCGAATACCAACCCTGTCATCGACAATCGCCCAACTATAGATTATGTCAACTCTGTCGCTTTAAATGAGGCGATTGTGAGGGTCTTACCCATTGGATGCATCACCAAAGGACGCCTAGGTGAAAGCCTGGCCAATCTGGCTGAAATGGCTGACGCAGGAGTCATCGGTTTTTCTGATGACGGGTCGAGTGTCCCAGGTGCAAGGCTGCTCAAGCAAGCCATGGAATACTGTACCGCCCTTGGACTACCGATCATCGAGCACTGTGAGGATCTCAGCCTCGCCGAAGGCGGTCAGGTAAATGAAGGCCTTATCGCCACAAGGCTGGGGTTAGCCGGCATACCCAATGCCGCAGAGGACATCATCGTTGCCCGTGATATCTCCCTGGCCAGGCTGACCGGAGCACGGCTGCATCTATGCCACATTAGCACCAGAGGCGCCGTCGAACTTATCCGGCAGGCCAAAACCAATGGAGTTAAAGTGACCGCCGAGGTCACCCCACACCACCTCACCCTAACCCAGGAGCGAGCGCTAGGTTATGACACCAGCGCCAAGGTGAACCCGCCATTACGGACACAAGCCGATATAGATGCCCTTGTTGAAGGACTTTCAGACGGCACACTTGATGCCATTGCCACCGACCATGCCCCCCATACCGATACTGACAAGTGCTGTGAGTTCGCATTGGCGCCATTCGGTATCTCGGGACTAGAAACGGCCTTTGGCAGTCTAATGAAACTGGTACACGGCGGCAAGCTGCCGCTGCCTGTGATCATTGAGAAATTGACCGCCGCGCCGGCACAAATCATCGGTGATAAACACGGCATCAGCGGCAGTCTTAAGTTGGGCGATCCGGCCGACATCGTCATCTTCAACCCAGATGTCGAATGGGTGGTTGATACAACCAAATTCGTCTCCAAAGGCAGGAATACTCCTTTAGCGGGAGAAACCCTTAAAGGTAAGGTTATAATGACCATCTTCGGCGGCAATATCGTATTTCAGGAAGAGTTGAAAGGACACTAA